In Cryptomeria japonica chromosome 10, Sugi_1.0, whole genome shotgun sequence, a genomic segment contains:
- the LOC131859388 gene encoding uncharacterized protein LOC131859388: MAEKVVGWAVSRHLQNDGEPVLFNGRLVITAESMQQSLTELLSVQRASPMKKSLKDVTCDNDFEKILLSEVKPPDELGVTFDSIGALDNVKEALRELVMLPLQRPELFTKGQLRKPCRGLLLFGPPGTGKTMLAKAVATKAGANFINISMSTITSKWFGEAEKYVKAVFTLANKIAPSVIFIDEVDSLLGRRGKDLEHSAMRKLKNEFMASWDGLRTRDKERVLVLAATNRPFDLDEAVIRRFPRRLMVDLPDTENRSKILKVILVDEDLAPEFNMEELATVTDGYSGSDLKVVFVDRYSYSLVLSGEYHF; this comes from the coding sequence ATGGCAGAGAAGGTGGTGGGATGGGCTGTGAGTCGTCATTTGCAGAATGATGGTGAGCCAGTCTTATTCAATGGAAGACTGGTTATAACAGCAGAAAGCATGCAACAAAGCCTTACAGAGCTACTATCTGTGCAAAGAGCTTCACCAATGAAAAAATCATTGAAGGATGTTACTTGTGACAATGATTTTGAGAAAATACTCCTCTCTGAAGTTAAACCTCCTGATGAACTGGGAGTTACTTTTGATAGTATTGGGGCACTCGATAATGTTAAGGAAGCACTTAGGGAGCTCGTTATGCTTCCATTGCAGCGGCCTGAGCTTTTTACAAAAGGACAATTACGAAAGCCTTGCAGAGGATTGCTCCTCTTTGGCCCTCCTGGAACTGGAAAAACGATGCTTGCAAAGGCTGTAGCCACGAAAGCAGGAGCAAATTTTATTAATATCTCAATGTCAACAATTACATCAAAGTGGTTTGGTGAAGCAGAAAAGTATGTCAAAGCAGTATTCACTTTGGCTAACAAGATAGCCCCAAGTGTAATATTTATTGACGAGGTGGACAGTTTGCTTGGAAGAAGAGGGAAGGACTTAGAACATTCAGCTATGCGTAAGCTAAAGAATGAATTTATGGCTAGTTGGGACGGTCTTCGAACTCGGGATAAGGAACGAGTACTGGTTCTAGCAGCTACAAATCGACCTTTTGATCTTGATGAGGCAGTTATCAGAAGGTTTCCAAGGAGGTTAATGGTTGATCTTCCTGATACTGAGAATCGATCTAAAATTCTTAAGGTTATCCTTGTGGATGAAGACTTGGCACCAGAATTTAATATGGAAGAATTGGCTACTGTTACTGATGGATATTCAGGAAGTGACTTGAAAGTAGTCTTTGTTGACAGATATTCTTATAGTTTGGTGCTTTCTGGGGAATATCATTTCTGA